A single window of Ovis canadensis isolate MfBH-ARS-UI-01 breed Bighorn chromosome 15, ARS-UI_OviCan_v2, whole genome shotgun sequence DNA harbors:
- the LOC138420358 gene encoding olfactory receptor 5W2-like: MEKENCSSVTEFIFLGITSDLEVKVTLFAMLLMVYLINLLGNLGMIILIRMDPQLQTPMYFFLSHLSFCDLCYSTAIGPKMLVDLLAKNKSIPFYGCALQFLIACTFADSECLLLAVMAYDRYRAISSPLLYAVSMSSGVCSLLVAGVYLVGMTDALIHTTLAFHLCFCGSNEINHFFCDLPPLYLLSCSDTQVNEWIVFIVFGFIELSSISGVLVSYCYIILAVSKIHSTKGRFKAFSTCASHLTAVAIFQGTMLFMYFRPSSIYSLDQDKMTSLFYTLMIPMLNPLIYSLRNKDVKNALGKLKNKRWFQRFI; encoded by the coding sequence atggagaaagaaaattgcTCCTCTGTGactgaattcattttcttggggattacCAGTGATCTGGAAGTGAAAGTGACCTTATTTGCCATGTTGCTGATGGTCTATCTCATTAATCTTCTGGGAAATCTTGGAATGATAATTTTGATTAGAATGGATCCCCAGCTGCAAACGCCAATGTACTTTTTCCTCAGCCACCTCTCCTTCTGTGACCTCTGCTATTCCACAGCCATTGGGCCCAAAATGCTGGTTGACCTTTTGGCCAAGAACAAATCAATCCCCTTCTATGGCTGTGCCCTACAGTTCTTGATTGCCTGTACCTTTGCAGATTCTGAGTGTCTCCTGCTGGCAGTGATGGCCTATGATCGATACAGGGCCATCAGCAGCCCCTTGCTCTATGCGGTCAGCATGTCCAGTGGGGTGTGCTCCCTGCTGGTGGCTGGGGTTTACCTGGTGGGAATGACAGATGCTTTGATCCACACGACATTAGCATTCCACTTATGCTTTTGTGGGTCAAATGAGATTAACCACTTCTTCTGTGACTTACCTCCACTCTACCTTCTTTCCTGCTCTGATACACAGGTCAATGAATGGATAGTATTTATTGTTTTCGGCTTCATTGAATTGAGCTCAATTTCAGGAGTTCTTGTCTCTTACTGTTATATCATCCTAGCAGTCTCAAAGATCCATTCTACTAAGGGGAGGTTCAAAGCTTTCTCCACCTGCGCCTCCCACTTAACCGCTGTGGCAATTTTCCAGGGAACTATGCTTTTTATGTACTTTAGGCCAAGTTCAATCTACTCTTTAGATCAAGACAAAATGACCTCATTGTTTTACACCCTTATGATTCCCATGTTAAATCCTCTGATTTATAGCCTACGGAACAAGGATGTGAAAAATGCTCtaggaaaactaaaaaataaaagatggtttCAAAGATTTATataa